In Gadus chalcogrammus isolate NIFS_2021 chromosome 11, NIFS_Gcha_1.0, whole genome shotgun sequence, a single window of DNA contains:
- the LOC130392411 gene encoding fibrinogen silencer-binding protein, with translation MASSSLFLSSMVGKSRSSNFTLSEKLDLLKLVRPHVRILEEHTNKHAVIVDKNKCWDTVADQYNSLGGDRPQRTAQGLRTLYKRLKESAKQELMQRRHAQPEYRGSISEPTRRVMEMIPQLFHHVPVQDKDQALRRLIYNKHNSPIEHPASSSSLPGLQDYPAALPLAHKLVQLEPEEDVKPPPELPVLPLVTGPEGVREQEQVGNVDDESLVSVQDYEPSLSPALSTSSVNIPLSGSPLVDPHHDLYPNVLYPHDHLEHERFRPHHFAKEEHELVLANHQKVAVYLEEKREGLKRKQELEEELLRAKIKVERLRAARLRHGLPLPL, from the exons ATGGCATCGAGCTCCTTGTTTCTGTCTAGCATGGTGGGCAAGTCGCGCTCCTCCAACTTCACCCTTTCCGAGAAGCTCGACCTGTTGAAGCTGGTGCGCCCTCATGTGCGCATTCTGGAGGAGCACACCAACAAGCATGCCGTCATCGTAGACAAGAACAAGTGTTGGGACACCGTGGCCGACCAGTACAACTCGCTGGGAGGGGACAGACCCCAGCGCACCGCTCAGGGCCTCCGGACTCTATACAAGAGACTGAAGGAGTCGGCCAAGCAGGAGCTGATGCAGAGGAGACACGCCCAGCCCGAATACAGGGGGAGCATTTCGGAGCCAACCAGGAGGGTGATGGAGATGATTCCTCAGTTGTTTCACCACGTGCCCGTACAGGATAAAGACCAAGCGCTGCGCAG GTTAATatacaacaaacacaactctcCCATCGAGCACCCGGCCAGCAGCTCCTCTCTGCCCGGCCTGCAGGATTACCCAGCAGCCCTCCCGCTTGCCCACAAGCTGGTCCAGCTGGAGCCCGAGGAGGATGTGAAGCCGCCTCCCGAGCTCCCCGTCCTACCCCTCGTCACGGGGCCGGAAGGGGTCAGGGAACAGGAGCAGGTAGGCAACGTTGACGACGAGTCTCTGGTCAGCGTGCAGGACTACGAGCCGTCCCTGTCCCCCGCCCTGTCCACCTCCTCGGTCAACATCCCCCTCTCCGGGTCACCACTGGTGGACCCCCACCACGACCTGTACCCCAACGTCCTGTACCCCCACGACCACCTGGAGCACGAGCGCTTCCGGCCCCACCACTTTGCCAAGGAGGAGCACGAGCTGGTGCTAGCCAACCACCAGAAGGTGGCGGTGtacctggaggagaagagggaggggctgaagaggaagcaggagctggaggaggagctactGAGAGCCAAGATCAAGGTGGAGCGGCTGAGGGCGGCCAGACTGAGACACGGGCTGCCTCTGCCTCTATAG